A section of the Perognathus longimembris pacificus isolate PPM17 chromosome 7, ASM2315922v1, whole genome shotgun sequence genome encodes:
- the Dnajc16 gene encoding dnaJ homolog subfamily C member 16 isoform X2: MARQYNVNVQVPTMLIFKEHINKPADMIQARGLKKQVIDDFITQNKYLLAARLTSQKLFHELCPVKRSHRQRKYCVVLLTAEATKMSKAFEAFLSFALANTQDIVRFVHVYSSRQQEFASTLLPNSEVFQGKSAVSILERRNTAGRVVYKTLEDPWTGSESDRFVLLGYLDQLRKDPALLSSEAVLPELTDELAPMFLLRWLYSASDYLADIWDSVFHNNWREMMPLLSLIFSALFILFGTVIVQAFSDSSEEQESQPPEKEEVPEKTGKTEPSFTKDISSKIPKKGFVEVTELTDVTYTSNLVRLRPGHMNVVLILSGSTKNSLLQKFAFEVYSFTGSSCLHFSFLSLDKHREWLEYLLEFAQDAAPIPNQYDKHFMERDYTGYVLALNGHKKYFCLFKPPKTVEEEEALGASGDLDPSLHLGESRGKSSYAGSKPIKGKLSKLSLWMERLLEGSLQRFYIPSWPELD; encoded by the exons GCCCGTGGGCTGAAGAAACAGGTCATTGATGACTTCATCACCCAGAACAAGTACCTGTTGGCGGCCCGTCTCACCAGCCAGAAGCTCTTCCACGAACTCTGCCCCGTAAAGCGCTCTCACCGACAGAGGAA ATACTGTGTGGTCTTGCTGACTGCGGAGGCCACCAAGATGAGCAAAGCCTTTGAGGCCTTCCTGTCTTTCGCCTTGGCAAACACACAAGACATAGTGAGATTCGTGCACGTGTACAGCAGCCGGCAGCAGGAGTTTGCCAGCACCCTGCTCCCCAACAGCGAGGTGTTTCAGGGGAAGTCAGCG gTGTCCATCTTAGAAAGGCGCAACACAGCTGGAAGGGTGGTGTATAAAACCCTGGAAGACCCCTGGACCGGGAGTGAGAGTGACCGATTTGTCCTTTTGGGTTACCTTGACCAGCTGCGGAAAGATCCAGCCCTTCTGTCCTCGGAGGCTGTGCTTCCGGAGCTGACGGATGAGCTTGCCCCT ATGTTCCTCCTGCGGTGGCTCTACTCTGCCTCTGACTACCTCGCAGACATCTGGGATAGCGTGTTTCACAACAACTG GCGGGAGATGATGCCCCTGCTGTCGCTCATCTTCTCCGCCCTCTTCATCCTCTTCGGCACCGTCATCGTGCAGGCTTTCAG TGACTCAAGCGAGGAGCAGGAGTCCCAGCCCCCCGAAAAAGAGGAAGTCCCTGAGAAGACCGGGAAGACGGAGCCGAGCTTCACCAAAGACATCAGCAG CAAGATTCCGAAGAAAGGCTTTGTGGAGGTCACGGAGCTCACGGACGTGACCTACACCAGCAACCTGGTGCGCCTGAGGCCCGGCCACATGAATGTGGTCCTCATCCTGTCCGGCTCCACCAAGAACAGCCTGCTGCAGAAATTTGCTTTCGAGGTCTACTCTTTCACCGG GAGCAGCTGCCTGCACTTCTCCTTCCTGAGCCTGGACAAGCACCGGGAGTGGCTGGAGTACCTGCTGGAATTTGCTCAAGACGCAGCCCCCATCCCGAACCAGTACGATAAGCATTTCATGGAGCGGGACTACACGGGCTACGTGCTGGCTCTGAACGGCCACAAGAAGTACTTCTGCCTTTTCAAGCCCCCGAAAACAGTGGAAGAAGAGGAGGCCCTGGGGGCGAGCGGCGACCTGGACCCCTCCCTCCACCTGGGCGAGTCTCGGGGGAAGTCTTCCTACGCGGGGTCCAAGCCCATCAAAGGCAAGTTGAGCAAGCTGTCCTTGTGGATGGAGCGGCTGCTAGAAGGATCCTTACAGAGGTTTTACATCCCGTCGTGGCCGGAGCTAGACTGA
- the Agmat gene encoding agmatinase, mitochondrial, protein MLRLLASGCAQGAWAHVGTRPAAGLRHPQRRLGHQASQAPRNQPPSSEFVARSVGICSMMRLPVQASPEGLDAAFVGVPLDIGTSNRPGARFGPRRIREESVLLRTVNPSTGALPFQSLMVADLGDVPVNLYNLKDSCRLIQEAYQKIVAAGCIPLTLGGDHTITYPILQAVAEKHGPVGLLHVDAHTDTADKALGEKLYHGTPFRRCVDEGLLDCKRVAQIGIRGPSMTLDPHGYNRSQGFRVVLAEDCWMKSLVPLMAEIRQQMGGQPLYISFDIDALDPAYAPGTGTPEIAGLTPSQALEIIRGCQGLNVVGCDLVEVSPLYDLSGNTALLAANLLFEMLCVLPKVTPA, encoded by the exons ATGCTGCGGCTGCTGGCATCCGGCTGCGCCCAGGGTGCATGGGCCCACGTGGGCACGCGTCCTGCCGCAGGGCTCCGCCACCCCCAACGACGCTTGGGCCACCAGGCCTCCCAAGCCCCCCGGAACCAGCCTCCCAGCTCGGAGTTCGTGGCCCGGTCGGTGGGCATCTGCTCCATGATGCGCCTGCCCGTGCAGGCCTCCCCGGAGGGGCTGGACGCCGCCTTCGTCGGAGTGCCCCTGGACATCGGTACATCCAACAGGCCCGGGGCCAG ATTTGGACCCCGACGCATCCGGGAGGAATCCGTGTTGCTGCGGACTGTCAATCCTAGCACGGGGGCCCTCCCCTTCCAGTCCCTCATGGTGGCAGACCTTGGCGATGTGCCTGTCAATCTTTACAACCTAAAGGACAGCTGCCGGCTAATTCAAGAGGCCTATCAGAAAATTGTAGCAGCTGGCTGCATTCCTCTGACGCTGG gTGGAGATCACACCATCACTTACCCCATATTGCAAGCGGTGGCAGAAAA GCACGGCCCTGTGGGGCTGCTGCATGTGGACGCCCACACGGACACGGCCGACAAGGCCCTGGGGGAGAAGCTGTACCACGGGACGCCCTTCCGCCGCTGCGTGGACGAGGGACTACTGGACTGCAAGCGCGTGGCGCAGATTGGCATCCGGGGCCCTTCCATGACCTTGGACCCCCACGGATACAACCGGAGCCAG GGCTTCCGGGTGGTCCTGGCGGAGGACTGCTGGATGAAGTCGCTCGTCCCTCTGATGGCGGAGATCAGGCAGCAGATGGGAGGCCAGCCTCTCTACATCAGCTTTGACATCGATGCCCTGGACCCCGCCTACGCCCCCGGCACCGGAACGCCTGAAATTGCCGGTCTCACCCCTAGTCAG GCTCTGGAGATCATCCGTGGCTGTCAAGGCCTGAATGTGGTGGGCTGTGACCTCGTGGAAGTGTCACCCCTGTATGACCTGTCTG GAAACACGGCTCTGCTGGCGGCTAACCTGCTCTTTGAGATGCTGTGCGTCCTTCCCAAAGTGACCCCGGCCTGA